In Ktedonobacteraceae bacterium, one genomic interval encodes:
- a CDS encoding HEAT repeat domain-containing protein: MARGRRGGKGPPQESIDSILLAMSRRDDIDPDTLGHYFDRLDEDWTDGARDKVLHLLRTNDTKAHSAAILILSELATDFDLEELEDFVADPTVSDLSKLTLAPILKELGSEMADEGIMDYLNDPETAMLQMQMRLLELVGQSELGVESVLEDVEKMPVERRLGFIHWLGNSQDPRAANLLIPMLENTSTKIVTAAIDALEQLGPVAGNRSIPALNYLLNSASNRQIKQQARTVLGRLTMQSIPGAEDAAMAEAHQYQLPLYEARASFVDGAGTQMIMLAWQRSDGLLKGVNVLYQDEWGIKDCYGTDEMEVERWTELIESMEGQGFGSFRVSLEYCYALISEARAVNKRTRHKVPVAYTVWRPLIEGGFQHKQAPGVSIKLEPLPFTIEVEKIAQHGDELYQLSEFDSWYFDPFDSVKPYINPYLMSKGETHPSRSRKRKTPRRTDEDSKAQQEAIVTEALEKVIDDKWRLRYETRLRRQGMLFQLAGRAKDAHLASATASALHPDSGLPPQQQPFLRAMMHYTLENGFIRLMAEAMESGPFPAPLNLLSEEDDFYF, from the coding sequence ATGGCACGAGGACGCCGGGGAGGTAAAGGACCTCCACAGGAGAGCATTGACAGCATCTTGCTGGCCATGAGTCGCCGCGATGATATTGACCCGGATACACTGGGCCATTATTTTGATCGCCTGGATGAAGATTGGACGGATGGGGCACGCGATAAGGTATTGCACTTACTACGCACCAATGACACAAAGGCACATTCAGCCGCCATCTTGATTCTTTCCGAACTTGCCACCGATTTTGACCTTGAAGAACTCGAAGATTTTGTGGCCGATCCAACCGTCAGCGATCTGTCAAAGTTGACGCTGGCTCCCATTCTCAAAGAACTGGGTTCAGAGATGGCCGATGAAGGCATCATGGACTATTTGAACGATCCCGAAACCGCCATGCTGCAAATGCAGATGCGCCTGCTCGAACTGGTAGGGCAGAGCGAGCTTGGCGTTGAGTCGGTGTTGGAAGATGTTGAAAAGATGCCGGTAGAGCGTCGCCTGGGCTTCATCCACTGGCTGGGAAACAGCCAGGACCCGCGCGCCGCCAATTTGCTCATCCCGATGCTAGAAAATACGTCTACGAAAATTGTCACCGCGGCCATCGACGCGCTTGAGCAGCTAGGGCCTGTTGCAGGCAACCGCAGCATTCCCGCGTTGAATTACCTGCTCAACAGCGCCTCAAATCGCCAGATCAAGCAGCAGGCCCGCACGGTCTTAGGACGCCTGACCATGCAATCTATTCCGGGCGCGGAAGATGCGGCTATGGCTGAAGCGCATCAATACCAACTCCCTTTATATGAGGCACGCGCCAGCTTTGTCGATGGCGCGGGAACTCAAATGATCATGCTCGCCTGGCAACGCTCCGATGGACTATTGAAAGGCGTTAACGTCCTTTACCAGGACGAATGGGGCATCAAAGATTGCTATGGCACAGATGAAATGGAGGTCGAGCGCTGGACAGAATTAATCGAGAGCATGGAGGGGCAGGGCTTCGGTAGTTTCCGCGTCTCGCTGGAGTACTGCTACGCCTTGATTAGCGAGGCACGTGCGGTCAATAAACGCACCCGCCATAAGGTGCCCGTTGCCTATACCGTCTGGCGCCCTCTGATCGAGGGTGGCTTCCAGCACAAGCAGGCCCCCGGCGTTTCCATCAAGCTTGAGCCGCTCCCTTTCACCATAGAGGTGGAAAAGATCGCGCAACATGGCGACGAATTGTATCAACTCAGCGAATTCGATTCCTGGTACTTCGACCCATTCGACAGCGTGAAACCCTACATCAATCCCTACCTGATGAGCAAGGGCGAGACGCATCCTTCTCGTAGCCGCAAGCGTAAGACGCCACGGCGAACGGACGAGGATTCGAAGGCGCAGCAAGAAGCTATCGTCACAGAAGCTCTTGAAAAAGTGATAGACGACAAATGGCGCCTGCGCTATGAAACTCGCCTGCGCCGCCAGGGTATGCTTTTCCAGCTTGCCGGGCGCGCAAAAGATGCGCACCTGGCAAGCGCGACGGCATCGGCGCTGCACCCTGATTCTGGTCTGCCTCCACAACAGCAGCCATTTCTGCGTGCCATGATGCATTATACGCTCGAAAACGGCTTTATTCGTCTCATGGCCGAGGCGATGGAATCAGGCCCATTCCCGGCACCGCTCAATCTTCTGTCCGAGGAGGATGATTTTTACTTTTAG
- a CDS encoding GNAT family N-acetyltransferase: protein MQVRILDTNDAEAFWNLRLRALHENPESFGASYEEILARGIAGTAQGLARREGAPEHVTFGAFDEHAQLLGIAGFRREEETKKRHKGLIWGMYVPQELRGHGIGKALLEAAVEYAKSLPGLERINLAVVLTSKEARLLFVAHGFQSYGVERHALKLHDRYFDQELMVLPLK from the coding sequence ATGCAGGTACGCATCTTGGACACGAACGACGCCGAGGCATTCTGGAACCTCCGCCTGCGCGCATTGCACGAAAATCCAGAGTCCTTCGGCGCCTCATACGAGGAAATCCTTGCACGAGGCATCGCCGGTACCGCTCAAGGCCTCGCCAGGCGCGAGGGCGCGCCAGAACATGTCACCTTCGGCGCCTTCGACGAGCACGCCCAGCTGCTGGGCATCGCCGGCTTCCGGCGCGAGGAGGAGACGAAAAAACGCCACAAAGGCTTGATCTGGGGTATGTATGTGCCACAGGAATTGCGCGGGCATGGCATCGGCAAAGCCCTGCTGGAGGCCGCTGTCGAGTATGCGAAATCGCTGCCCGGCCTGGAGAGGATCAACCTCGCCGTCGTGTTGACCAGTAAAGAGGCGCGCCTGCTCTTTGTGGCGCATGGCTTCCAGTCATACGGCGTCGAGCGACATGCCCTCAAACTGCACGACCGCTACTTTGACCAGGAACTGATGGTATTGCCCCTCAAGTAG
- a CDS encoding response regulator codes for MPDPQQVNAQAPGVLAFSISRQEQHYAELPQAPNTPYVLIVDDDEAIVSVLLFLLESEQHAGVGLSDSKKVLPFLEQAGPQQLPSVILLDLMMPQLSGYEIAATLSKNEQYAQLPIIIMTADSRVRSASAVAGARDWVAKPFQIDALLTKLEQYLIH; via the coding sequence ATGCCAGATCCACAACAGGTGAACGCCCAGGCGCCAGGCGTTCTTGCTTTCTCCATCTCCAGGCAAGAACAACACTATGCTGAATTGCCGCAAGCGCCCAACACTCCATATGTGCTGATCGTCGATGATGACGAAGCCATCGTTTCTGTTTTATTGTTCCTGCTCGAATCAGAGCAACACGCGGGCGTAGGCTTATCGGATAGTAAAAAAGTGTTGCCATTTCTAGAACAAGCAGGCCCTCAACAGCTGCCTTCTGTCATCCTGCTCGATTTAATGATGCCACAACTTTCAGGGTATGAAATCGCTGCTACACTCTCCAAGAATGAGCAATATGCGCAACTGCCCATTATTATCATGACCGCCGACAGCCGTGTTCGTTCTGCCAGCGCGGTTGCCGGTGCTCGTGACTGGGTAGCCAAGCCTTTCCAAATAGACGCCCTGCTCACCAAATTGGAGCAATACCTCATACATTAA
- a CDS encoding DUF1015 domain-containing protein, whose translation MADVQPLRGIRYAGEIAGDLARIVTPPYDVISEQAQASYYERSPYNVIRLELSRDEPGDDSLNNRYTRAAETLAEWRLQEVLRQDALPACYLYQQRFTHNGQNYTRTSLLARVRLEPWSARVVLPHEQTLSKPKLDRLQLMRATAMNLSPLMSLYNDPQGRIRKLLNSSATNPEVKITDEVGEEHVLRAITDRQHIALIQDFFAGRQLFIADGHHRYETALNYREEVLEQRRQLRPDDAVNFVLMALIDIDDPGLVVLPTHRLVFGLGQDALDALAAGRLADYFTVRTLGQAGEANADALLQELAAAGTSVPSLIVQTANQAWLLSLNEQGRARMAHSGHSDAWNELDVAVAHTLVLEHLLGLRAEDVTAGTHIRYTRDAQQALAAVRKGDAQLALLLNPTRVRQVCEVAGAGDKMPQKSTYFYPKLITGLVMNPLW comes from the coding sequence ATGGCAGATGTGCAACCCTTGCGCGGCATACGCTATGCCGGTGAAATCGCTGGCGACCTGGCCCGGATCGTAACGCCCCCGTATGATGTGATTTCCGAGCAGGCGCAGGCGAGCTATTACGAGCGCAGCCCGTACAATGTTATTCGCCTGGAGCTATCCCGCGATGAGCCTGGAGATGACTCGCTCAACAACCGCTATACGCGAGCGGCGGAGACATTGGCGGAATGGCGCTTGCAAGAAGTTTTGCGCCAGGATGCCTTGCCCGCCTGTTACCTGTATCAACAGAGATTTACACACAACGGGCAGAACTATACGCGGACGAGCTTGCTGGCGCGCGTGCGATTGGAACCGTGGAGCGCGCGCGTCGTGCTACCTCACGAGCAGACGCTATCGAAGCCTAAATTGGATCGCTTGCAGTTGATGCGCGCCACGGCAATGAACCTGAGTCCCTTGATGAGCCTGTACAATGATCCGCAGGGGCGCATACGCAAATTGCTCAATTCCTCTGCCACCAACCCGGAAGTAAAGATTACCGATGAAGTGGGCGAGGAGCATGTGCTGCGTGCCATTACGGACCGCCAGCACATCGCGCTTATCCAGGATTTCTTTGCCGGGCGTCAACTCTTTATAGCCGATGGGCATCATCGCTATGAGACGGCGCTGAATTATCGCGAGGAAGTACTCGAACAACGGCGGCAACTACGCCCGGATGACGCCGTCAATTTCGTCCTGATGGCGCTGATTGATATCGACGATCCCGGCCTGGTGGTCTTGCCTACGCATCGACTGGTATTCGGCCTGGGGCAAGACGCCCTTGATGCGCTGGCAGCCGGGCGGCTGGCGGACTATTTCACGGTGCGTACACTCGGACAGGCAGGCGAGGCGAACGCGGACGCGCTTTTGCAGGAACTGGCGGCAGCTGGAACGTCCGTGCCATCGCTGATCGTGCAAACGGCGAATCAGGCGTGGCTATTGAGCTTGAATGAGCAGGGGCGGGCGCGAATGGCCCACAGCGGGCATTCGGACGCCTGGAATGAGCTGGATGTTGCCGTAGCGCATACACTGGTATTGGAGCACCTGTTGGGACTGCGCGCCGAGGATGTGACGGCAGGAACGCATATTCGCTATACGCGTGACGCGCAGCAAGCGTTGGCGGCAGTGCGAAAAGGCGATGCGCAACTGGCGCTGCTGCTGAATCCGACACGTGTAAGGCAGGTATGCGAGGTCGCTGGCGCCGGCGATAAGATGCCCCAGAAATCAACCTACTTTTATCCCAAACTGATCACGGGACTGGTGATGAACCCGTTGTGGTGA
- a CDS encoding amino acid permease, giving the protein MAANSTSQASMPATGFSGDASTPDNRDEQGEITFTAESGDQRLPAVLGLRDLSVFMILTVLFVNNNNGVQFAGPAAFFYWTLGLLTFLVPCAFFTRWLALRFPGEGGPYLWAKRVLGARWCFFFAFCAWLPGVLAVVSVVEACIVFVQYLAPTWFTAPAQQCLATMLVLIVATAINCFPLTWVKRLLLALTALYLAVFALIGATGIWWLESGHQATLALNIPAAWGPAMSNSGLYGLIVLALLGANIPIIMGNEIHGGKAGFKRASRYVWWGTGISFTAYILGTFGIMAIVPPGQSGAMISNVQAINITLGSTAASIVSVVLALSQIALVAVYILLFSRLLVVLAADRRLPGRLAKLNRRGVPINSIIAQATVVAIVTILSFVAIPGIFEYIIPPAELAFEIYNLLQAATTVVWVFSVIQMFLLVPWLVLRHRRRMRTSIRQGLLLLSMVAIGTIASCTGIWATISQSWLPTLIPDQRWAILVIIITAVALALGWIVGELPRVNAMLNEQRRLNDREIALRARLQEAYNEQQILVQQQQLLVSELDRLYREQASAAITDPITGLPNHRAVMSRINEEVSRCQRSQDSFAILFVDLDHFKRVNDTWGHRAGDAILREVGTRLRNTLRLEDLAGRYGGEEFAIILTGADLLAANQVAERLLASISAKPCLWESEDTPVPVPIAITASIGIAVYGLHGTTREALIESADQGMYRAKHTGRNRVCVADVETDRPAIARTELVPYDRHTTEIVGVKALTAAAAAHDRRTNAHAHRIVQLAEATARKLQRPDEELHLIRLGALLHDIGKIGIPDAILHKPGPLTEEEWSVMRSHPEIGRQILEQVGGIFDYLATIVAAHHERWDGKGYPLGLAGEQIPLSARILAVVDAYDAMVSTRPYRKAMPVSEARKELLACAGKQFDAAVVEAFLSVLSEQDENCVLGEIAQQPDLDGLPQRA; this is encoded by the coding sequence ATGGCTGCGAACTCGACATCTCAGGCATCCATGCCTGCCACAGGGTTTTCGGGAGATGCAAGCACGCCGGATAATCGAGATGAGCAAGGCGAGATTACGTTTACTGCGGAATCGGGCGACCAACGATTGCCTGCTGTGCTGGGACTGCGCGATCTGTCGGTCTTCATGATCCTGACCGTCCTGTTTGTCAATAACAATAATGGTGTTCAGTTCGCGGGCCCGGCAGCTTTTTTCTACTGGACGCTTGGCCTGCTGACATTCCTCGTGCCGTGCGCGTTCTTCACACGGTGGCTCGCGCTGCGCTTCCCCGGTGAGGGCGGCCCTTACCTGTGGGCAAAGCGCGTTCTTGGGGCCAGGTGGTGTTTTTTCTTTGCCTTTTGCGCCTGGTTGCCCGGCGTGCTGGCAGTTGTTTCGGTAGTAGAGGCCTGTATTGTCTTCGTGCAGTATCTTGCCCCCACATGGTTTACTGCTCCCGCGCAGCAGTGCCTGGCAACGATGCTGGTGCTGATTGTCGCCACTGCGATAAACTGCTTCCCCTTAACATGGGTCAAACGGCTGTTGCTGGCTCTTACCGCCCTTTACCTGGCGGTTTTCGCGCTGATCGGAGCGACCGGAATCTGGTGGCTGGAGAGCGGCCACCAGGCAACTCTAGCGCTCAATATACCTGCTGCCTGGGGCCCGGCGATGTCGAATTCTGGCCTCTATGGACTGATTGTACTGGCTTTGCTTGGCGCTAATATCCCCATCATCATGGGGAATGAGATACATGGTGGCAAAGCAGGCTTCAAACGGGCCAGCCGCTACGTCTGGTGGGGAACCGGCATCTCTTTTACTGCCTATATACTCGGCACATTTGGCATTATGGCCATCGTACCGCCGGGTCAATCGGGAGCAATGATATCAAATGTGCAGGCCATCAATATCACCCTTGGTTCAACTGCCGCCAGCATCGTCTCGGTAGTGCTGGCACTGAGCCAGATTGCCCTGGTGGCCGTCTATATCCTGCTATTCTCGCGTCTGCTGGTAGTCCTTGCCGCGGATCGTCGCTTACCGGGCCGGCTAGCAAAACTGAACCGCCGTGGTGTTCCCATCAATAGCATCATCGCCCAGGCGACCGTTGTAGCGATAGTGACAATTCTTTCTTTCGTGGCTATTCCAGGCATCTTCGAGTACATCATCCCACCTGCCGAACTGGCCTTTGAAATCTACAATTTGTTGCAGGCGGCTACAACGGTGGTCTGGGTCTTCTCGGTCATCCAGATGTTCCTGCTTGTCCCCTGGCTTGTTCTGCGTCACAGACGACGCATGCGTACTTCAATCAGGCAGGGATTGCTGCTCTTGAGTATGGTAGCGATTGGTACTATTGCCTCCTGTACCGGCATCTGGGCCACCATATCCCAATCATGGCTCCCCACGCTCATCCCTGATCAACGCTGGGCCATCCTGGTAATAATCATCACTGCCGTTGCGCTCGCGCTTGGATGGATTGTAGGCGAACTACCGCGCGTCAACGCCATGCTGAATGAGCAGCGCCGCCTCAATGACCGCGAAATTGCCCTGCGCGCCAGGCTGCAAGAGGCCTACAATGAGCAGCAAATATTGGTGCAGCAGCAGCAGCTATTGGTTTCCGAGCTAGACAGGCTCTATCGCGAGCAGGCCAGCGCCGCCATCACTGACCCGATCACAGGACTGCCCAACCATCGCGCCGTGATGAGCAGGATCAACGAGGAAGTATCGCGCTGCCAGCGCTCGCAGGATTCATTCGCCATCCTGTTTGTGGACCTCGATCATTTCAAGCGTGTGAACGATACCTGGGGACACCGCGCAGGCGATGCCATCCTGCGCGAAGTTGGCACCCGTTTGCGCAACACCTTGCGCCTCGAAGACCTCGCCGGACGTTACGGCGGAGAGGAGTTTGCTATCATCCTCACCGGAGCGGATTTGCTCGCGGCAAATCAGGTTGCCGAACGCCTGCTGGCCTCGATCAGCGCAAAACCTTGCCTCTGGGAATCTGAAGATACCCCGGTTCCCGTGCCAATAGCCATTACCGCCAGTATAGGGATAGCGGTATACGGATTGCATGGCACCACACGCGAAGCCTTGATCGAGAGCGCCGATCAGGGTATGTACCGCGCCAAACATACGGGAAGGAATCGCGTTTGTGTGGCGGATGTCGAGACTGACCGCCCGGCCATTGCGCGAACCGAACTTGTCCCTTACGACAGGCATACGACGGAAATAGTGGGCGTAAAAGCCCTTACCGCCGCGGCCGCGGCACATGATCGTAGAACAAACGCGCACGCGCATCGCATCGTGCAGCTCGCCGAGGCCACAGCGCGCAAATTGCAGCGCCCCGATGAAGAGCTGCACCTGATTCGCCTGGGCGCGCTGCTGCACGATATCGGCAAAATTGGCATTCCCGACGCCATCCTGCACAAACCAGGCCCATTGACCGAGGAAGAATGGAGCGTGATGCGCAGCCACCCGGAAATTGGCCGCCAGATATTGGAACAGGTGGGCGGCATCTTCGACTACCTCGCCACCATCGTCGCGGCCCATCATGAGCGCTGGGACGGGAAAGGCTATCCACTCGGCCTTGCCGGTGAGCAAATTCCCCTGAGCGCGCGCATCCTCGCGGTCGTGGACGCCTACGATGCGATGGTTTCAACGCGGCCATATCGCAAGGCTATGCCGGTCAGCGAGGCCAGGAAAGAACTGCTTGCCTGTGCGGGCAAGCAGTTCGACGCGGCCGTCGTAGAGGCATTCCTCAGTGTCCTGAGCGAGCAAGATGAGAACTGTGTGCTAGGCGAAATCGCGCAGCAGCCGGACCTGGATGGGTTGCCGCAGCGTGCGTAG
- a CDS encoding LuxR C-terminal-related transcriptional regulator yields MQDNISFLPTRRTPAEPGLATPNNLPVQLTSFIGRESEIATVSTLLRRAEVRLLTLTGTGGVGKTRLALEVAGQFLPDYPDGVFFVSLAPISDPELVIPTIAHTLDLWEVEAGDHKGTLLLKSYLRNRRLLLLLDNFEQVVEASLSVVELLESCPELNILVTSREALHLNGEHEYVVPTLAVPDLQHLPAIEELLQYEAVALFMQQAQAIKPDFRITSANAATIAEICVRLDGLPLALVLAASRIKLLPPKTLLQRLEHRLSILTDGPRNLPPRQRTLRNTIAWSYDLLSVEEQRLFRRLSVFVGGCTLEAIEAISTAPDDKTTEILNRVTSLVDKSLLQQVEREGNEPRLLFLETIREYALEQLIASGEMEATRQAQAGYYLRLAEETKSKFGGPEQTAWLERLESEHDNMRSVMQWLLEKGETEDSARAIEMALQLGAALREFWSKQNYSLEALNFLERALARSQGIAPHVVANALSAATHMAYIQDKNDLAEELAEESLRLYRELENTKGIALSLHHLERVARTKGDLKAARSRIEESLELWTNLGNRQRIGWSLFRLARQLTQQAEYAEARHLFEESLAIFRELEYKEGIAYTLLRLVEMLLISLDDLDQVRSLLKEGLVCMRELDDKDGESFCIALAGRLALLQGDVARARVLIEDSLLTARQLGNKASIAEYLRLLAEAATTQGDYVKAGALYQDSLELYQTLGDKEDMISSLEGLASVLVEESIAIRWVPENSASAGNDETSVPLNVLWASRLCGMAESLREKMGTPLPPIERDACERTIASARSRLGEEAFAQARTEGRGMSLEEVFSPPKQPDPLLTELEQVLQQGAIEQAPSSYPAGLTEREVEVLRLVAQGQTNAQIAEQLIISPHTVNAHVRSIFNKLDVNSRNAATRFAIEHHLT; encoded by the coding sequence ATGCAGGACAATATATCCTTTCTTCCCACGAGACGCACTCCTGCCGAACCAGGGCTGGCAACGCCAAACAATCTACCGGTACAACTCACATCGTTCATCGGGCGTGAGTCGGAGATAGCAACTGTCAGCACACTGTTGCGGCGAGCAGAGGTGCGTCTGCTGACGCTGACCGGGACGGGCGGCGTCGGTAAGACGCGCCTGGCTCTGGAGGTCGCCGGCCAATTCTTGCCCGATTACCCTGATGGCGTCTTCTTCGTTTCCCTGGCTCCTATCAGCGACCCTGAACTGGTCATCCCCACCATCGCACATACCCTCGATTTGTGGGAAGTGGAGGCGGGCGACCATAAGGGTACGCTCCTGCTGAAATCGTACTTGCGCAACCGCCGGCTGCTTTTGCTGCTCGACAATTTTGAGCAGGTCGTGGAGGCGAGCCTTTCCGTAGTAGAACTGCTAGAGAGCTGTCCTGAGTTGAACATCCTGGTCACAAGCCGGGAGGCGCTTCATCTCAATGGGGAGCATGAATATGTTGTGCCAACGCTGGCAGTGCCAGATCTCCAGCACCTTCCGGCTATCGAAGAACTTTTGCAATATGAGGCGGTGGCGCTCTTCATGCAGCAAGCCCAGGCGATCAAGCCAGATTTTCGGATCACCTCAGCGAACGCTGCAACGATTGCCGAGATCTGCGTGCGCCTGGATGGACTGCCGCTGGCTCTCGTTCTCGCGGCATCTCGTATCAAGTTACTGCCACCAAAAACGCTGTTGCAGCGGCTAGAACATCGCCTCTCGATCTTAACGGATGGGCCGCGCAATCTGCCGCCGCGCCAGCGCACGTTGCGCAATACGATCGCATGGAGTTACGATTTGCTCAGTGTCGAGGAGCAGCGTCTCTTTCGCCGGCTTTCGGTTTTTGTGGGTGGTTGCACGCTCGAGGCAATAGAGGCCATCTCCACAGCCCCTGACGATAAAACCACCGAGATTTTGAATCGGGTGACTTCCCTTGTCGATAAGAGCCTGCTGCAACAGGTCGAGCGAGAGGGGAATGAGCCGCGCCTGCTGTTCCTGGAGACGATTCGCGAATACGCGCTGGAGCAATTGATCGCGAGCGGCGAGATGGAAGCCACGCGCCAGGCTCAGGCCGGGTACTACCTGCGGCTGGCAGAGGAGACGAAGTCGAAGTTCGGCGGGCCTGAGCAAACGGCATGGTTGGAGCGATTGGAAAGCGAACATGACAACATGCGCTCAGTCATGCAGTGGTTGTTAGAAAAGGGAGAAACAGAGGATTCGGCGCGTGCTATCGAGATGGCTTTGCAGTTGGGAGCAGCCCTGCGCGAGTTCTGGAGTAAGCAGAACTACTCGCTTGAGGCGCTAAATTTCCTGGAACGAGCGCTTGCCAGAAGTCAGGGCATCGCGCCACACGTAGTGGCAAACGCTCTCAGCGCAGCTACACACATGGCCTACATACAGGATAAAAACGACCTGGCGGAAGAGCTGGCCGAAGAGAGCCTCAGACTCTACAGGGAACTTGAGAATACAAAGGGCATCGCATTATCTCTTCACCATTTAGAAAGAGTCGCCAGGACAAAAGGGGACCTGAAGGCGGCCCGTTCTCGCATCGAGGAATCGCTGGAGCTTTGGACGAATCTGGGTAACAGGCAACGCATCGGATGGTCGCTTTTTCGTCTTGCGCGCCAGCTTACTCAGCAAGCCGAGTACGCCGAAGCGCGCCACCTTTTTGAAGAGAGCCTGGCAATCTTTCGCGAGCTTGAATACAAGGAAGGCATCGCCTATACACTGCTTCGCCTGGTAGAGATGCTCCTTATCTCACTGGATGATCTCGACCAGGTGCGTTCCCTGCTCAAAGAAGGCCTGGTCTGCATGCGGGAACTGGACGATAAAGACGGCGAATCTTTCTGTATCGCTCTTGCCGGGCGGTTAGCGCTCCTGCAAGGCGATGTCGCAAGGGCTCGTGTACTGATCGAAGACTCCCTGCTAACAGCGAGGCAGCTCGGTAATAAAGCCAGCATAGCCGAATATCTCCGCTTGCTGGCAGAGGCCGCCACTACTCAAGGCGATTACGTGAAAGCAGGCGCCCTTTACCAGGACAGCCTGGAGTTGTATCAAACATTGGGCGATAAAGAGGATATGATCTCGTCTCTAGAGGGATTGGCAAGCGTGCTTGTAGAAGAATCTATCGCGATTCGATGGGTCCCGGAAAATTCGGCGTCTGCCGGAAATGATGAGACCTCAGTTCCTCTGAATGTCCTGTGGGCATCTAGATTGTGTGGTATGGCGGAATCCTTACGGGAAAAGATGGGCACACCGCTGCCGCCCATAGAACGGGACGCTTGCGAGCGAACCATTGCCTCGGCCCGTTCGCGATTGGGTGAAGAGGCCTTTGCCCAGGCGCGCACCGAAGGGCGAGGCATGTCACTTGAAGAGGTCTTCTCCCCACCAAAACAACCAGATCCGCTCCTCACAGAGCTTGAGCAAGTTTTACAGCAAGGAGCCATTGAGCAGGCGCCGTCCAGTTATCCGGCAGGCCTGACTGAGCGCGAGGTAGAGGTGCTGCGCCTCGTAGCTCAGGGCCAGACCAACGCGCAGATCGCCGAACAACTCATTATCAGCCCGCATACCGTCAATGCCCACGTGCGCTCCATCTTCAACAAACTGGATGTGAACTCGCGTAACGCCGCGACTCGCTTTGCCATCGAACACCACCTCACCTGA
- a CDS encoding sigma-70 family RNA polymerase sigma factor, with translation MVAIAKRADSDSDFKWLEEEDDAALFNEEDEDDEVETAGDNMVDNAIRQYLAEIGRYPLLTAEQEMSLARRVAEGDMEAQQRLVEANLRLVVSIAKRYNNHGIGLLDLVQEGNLGLIRAVQKFDADRGFRFSTYATWWIRQAISRAVAEHTRTIHVPVHVVEMIYKMKRITRQLYQELGRDPLPEEIAAAARLTKERVVELQNMAETPISLDAPLIDDEQYHLADTLEDTSTTAPADAATHQALRAQISCALETLNARERQVIELRYGLQDGYCHTLEELSAFFKLTRERIRQIEVKALRTLRQPIQVRLLRDFA, from the coding sequence ATGGTAGCCATTGCAAAAAGGGCAGATTCTGATTCAGATTTCAAGTGGTTGGAAGAGGAAGATGATGCAGCACTTTTCAATGAAGAAGACGAGGATGATGAGGTTGAGACTGCTGGTGACAATATGGTGGATAATGCCATTCGCCAGTACCTGGCGGAGATCGGGCGTTATCCTCTCTTGACGGCGGAGCAGGAGATGAGCCTGGCGCGACGTGTAGCGGAGGGCGATATGGAGGCGCAACAGCGATTGGTAGAGGCAAATCTGCGCCTGGTGGTAAGTATTGCTAAACGCTACAATAATCACGGTATTGGCCTGCTGGACCTGGTGCAGGAAGGAAATCTGGGCCTGATCCGCGCCGTGCAAAAATTTGATGCAGATCGAGGATTCCGTTTCAGCACGTATGCGACATGGTGGATTCGGCAGGCTATCAGCCGGGCGGTGGCCGAGCATACGCGCACGATCCATGTACCGGTACATGTCGTTGAAATGATCTACAAAATGAAGCGCATCACGCGCCAGCTCTATCAGGAGTTGGGGCGTGACCCGCTGCCCGAGGAGATCGCAGCCGCGGCCCGGCTGACTAAGGAGCGGGTAGTAGAGCTGCAAAATATGGCAGAGACACCTATCTCTCTGGATGCCCCCCTTATCGACGATGAGCAATACCACCTGGCCGATACACTGGAAGATACGAGTACGACGGCACCCGCCGACGCAGCTACTCACCAGGCCCTGCGCGCGCAGATATCCTGCGCTCTCGAAACCCTCAATGCGCGCGAGCGGCAGGTGATCGAACTGCGCTACGGCCTGCAGGATGGCTATTGCCATACGCTGGAGGAACTGAGCGCCTTCTTCAAACTGACGCGCGAACGCATCCGCCAGATTGAGGTAAAGGCGCTACGCACGCTGCGGCAACCCATCCAGGTCCGGCTGCTGCGCGATTTCGCCTAG